In Osmia lignaria lignaria isolate PbOS001 chromosome 13, iyOsmLign1, whole genome shotgun sequence, the DNA window TTGGAGCGTTGTGCGATTTATTGCAAGTTGGAAAACCTTCGAAGATCTTCGCCAGTTCCGGAAGTAATCGTTGTATCCTTTTCGACCTCGTTGCACTTTATTCTGCCTCCCAGTTTATAACCTGAAACGAAATGTTTgtcagaaacaaaataaaattcgtCACTTGCAGCCTGCCAATTTACAAGGTGGGTAAATAATTATtgatgtattaattattttaggaACTGCAAAAGATATAAGGAAAGGTACGATATTTGTACTATCGCAAAATACAAATgggattaaaatatattattgacaaaattatattattaatgatgTGTActctataattataataatactgATACTTTGCCACCATCATATCCGGTTTGGACTTTGACGATAGCGCATTTCCGTTGATCAGCGGAAGTGCCACGTTTCATTGCGttctatttattaattttaataaatcatcctaagaaatttcttcttcgataaatatgatattaaaattttttctttaattccactTTGAAAATAAAGTGAAGACAAATCTGGCATCCAATTCGCAATTGTTCATATTCGCTCGAAATTATCCAAtcataagaagaagaaaaacatttGAAAACATGTGTCATTTAACGTTCAAGAATCAAAAATTTCCATTAACCTCTGTACTTCTAAAATGATGTTTCCAATATAAAATACAGTTAAATATTCAGCTTATTTTTCTGCAATATCAGACTCGTAATGAATTCAACATGGTCCCGATTCAATCCAATCGATCCCAGCGCGAAGCAGAAAGAAACCTTCCACGCCAACATACTTCAAGAATTCCTAAGAACAAATGGATTCTACTCGAgcagaaatataaatatttccgAAAACTCGTCGGAAACGACGACGAATGAAAATCATCTAACAGAGAAGGAAGTGAAAAACGAAATACAGGAAATACACGTCGAGATGACCTCGCAGAGTGTCACTCGTCTTCAGggtgaaaatatctcggaaaatagCGGTGTTCTTAGAGTGTACTCGAAAACGACCCTTAAAGGGAAGAAATTAAATGagaataaatctttgaaagaaGAGAAACTAGAGATGCCATCCAGAATTAACAAAGCTCCGGAAGTAGATGATAAATTAAGAAGTTCTTATTGGTGGACGGAAGAAGGATCTGTTTCTTCTGATAAAAAGGATAAGGATCAATTTCCAGttagagaaataaagaaaacggAGGATCGAATTATTGCGGATGGTCTCTTCAGCTATCCCCCCGAGGTGGTCGAAATTTATTTCAGCAATAAAGATACCGAGCCTTCTATGAGAACTCTTCCAAAAGAAGAGGACGAATGTCGTGCGTCAAATTCTGGGGAAAGTATTTTAGGATGTCTATTTTCTGGGATGAACTCGAGGATCATCGACGAAGAAACGTGTTCCGTTCGTAATGTACAGAAAATTGAAGAATCCGGTTCATTGGATACAGATAAGTTTGTTGAACCCATTCGAGAGGAGTGTctgaatgaaatagaaaatagtacAAATCCTgagataaatgaaaaagaagatgtAGAAACCAAGGATTTGTTGAGAAGTGAcgtgaaaaaagaagaacgttCAGCTGAAGAATTAAATTTGCAGAATTTATGTGGAAGAAATGAAGATTCTAATGTTATTCAAACAGAAATCGTTGAGAGTAATGAAATTTCAGTGGAaccgaatgaaagaaaaagttcAAAATCTACCTTGACATCCGAGGAATCCGGCGATTCCAAATACTCCAAAAGTGATTTATCATCGTTGGAAAATGTGACGATACTACAAAACGAAGAGAAATTGAActgtaaagaagaaaattcgAACGTGGATTCGTCAGAAGAGaataaaacgaagaaaatgaTTGAGAAacgagaagataaaaaggacgATTTTAATACAAATGCTGATAAAGACGtcttgaaaaaagaagaaggaaattttcaagattcttcgaatgaaatgatGAGAATCCAGATCGAGGATCCTAAGACTGGAATGATTACCCAGAAAACAACGCAAATTATTGATGATTATAAAGATATGAATATATGTAAAATGTTAGCTAGCATTCACGAACAATTAACTCATGATTTACAACGAATGAAATATATCGAAACAAAATTGATAGGAACAGTTTCGATAGATTCAATCAATCACACAATGACGTTACAATTGTTGGACAAAACTGTGGCAAGGTATGAAaacgaaattatattttcaaattaagaaaGGATTCATTTAAACGAAACATtacgttaaataattttcaaggtGTAAGAGTTATCTTCATGGCTCAAACAACAGTCAAAAAGCTGAGTTAGAAATAAAGAAGATCCTTATGAAACACGGGATTAAATTAATGATGGCTGTGAATAAGAATAAAGCTGCTTTGGATAAGCAAGGTTTGTccattttatttcttcaattaattATGGATAAATAGGTAGACTATTGAACTATCTATGATACTGACTCTGCTTTCCTCTAAAAAGAAAGTAGACCAACTtccttataattaaaaaattctaagattacaagtttttaaaattctaaaatttttaccAAAAATTACATTCTGTTATAGAAGAACGTCTCAATCAAGTGCAGTTTAAACCATTGAAGAATAGCCGATATAACATTGTAAGcttaaagataaaataatttgaagcaTTCTAATAATTGTctgtttttaattgatttagACTATGTTAATGGAGATCAAATTATCTTTGAATTACTGGAAAGAAGAAATAGTATGTTTAATTGAACTGATCTCGGATTTGGTTAAAATGGTGATAATTAATAACGAGGaaaaggaaaatgttaaaaatctaCAAAAATATAAGACTACCCATCATCGTACAGCGAACTATGTCCCTACTCATGATACAAAGTAATgtgttataattaaataattcttcaGGACGAATGTCATCATAAGATGGCAAACCGGTTGACCGGGTGGCGTCATAAGACGCTCAATCCATTTTGTCCATTACTTTTcatttctaataatttaatcttaTGTAATCTTATGACGACACCAGTATTGAAAGTGTTTCTATAACCAGAAAACATTTCCCAGATCGAAATCAGGAAGCGGGCGATCgaagattagaaaaataaatctgTTTAAGAAAGAGAGCACGGTTGAGACTCAAATATCTCTCGCTTCGAATGCGAAAAGTTCCGTGAAACCTTTAAGCAATTCCGTGAATCGAGAAAGAGGAAAGATTCATAACGATGGCCAGATCGGTGATACGAAAACGACGGAAAGAGGAAGAATTGCGAAAGAATCGTCCCAAAGCAAGAACCGTGTAATTAGCACTCAACAACCAGTTTGGAAACCAGGTGGAATAGTTAAGATTCCTTCTTCGAATAGCGCGACCACGTTACAGAAAGCTCGTTCAAATGTCAAGGAAAAAATCAACCTGTTCGCCGAACATACAAGGTAATGTTGatgtaatgaaaaatattgatctgtgggaaagaagtCAATATAGTACGTTATATCTGATATTGAtatagataataatattaaaatatattgatctgtgggaaggaatcagtagagTACATTGTATCTGATattgatataaataatttaataataataataataataatattattattattaaataaatgtattgatctgtgggaagggattagtatagtacattgtatctaatattgatataaataatattattaaaatatattggtAATTGAGAAAAACGACCTTGCAGAGCATCGAATGtatcaaaaaagaaaatcaccAGCGATGTTTCATCCGTGAGAAGCATGTTCAATCCTAGGATCGTTGGGAAAAGAAGTAACACTAGTTTGAGGGTCAGTCCCAGGATGAAACCAAAAGGAGGGACTGTAAGAGCCTCGTCAAGAAACTTCAATGAATTTATGCGTCAGATTCCAGGATATCCTAACTCGAAATACGGCGACAGTAGATCCTTGCACGACGAGGCTCGTCCAAGGAATTTTAAAGAATCGAAACCTTTCGGTACGTTGAAAGAGACCATCGAACCCCCGAAAATGTATGAAAAAGAAGAGATGAATCCTAGAAACATAATAAATTTGTATCGCTTACCTGTTGCCTTTGAACAACCTtcgaaatcaattttaattaaaaaagagaaagaagaaattccTATTAATAAAGAAGAACCAACGAGGGACGTGAATTCCAGTAGATACATAAGAAATCATCTTAATCCTAGCAATATGATAGATGCAAACCATCAAACAGTAGATCAAATTTCGGATAGTTTATTCAATCCTGAAGAAGCTTTGGATTTATCGAAACACGTATCGAGAAAGTTTGAAAATCATATCGATGCAAAtggttttccaaatatcgtTTCTATAGCTAATTGCGTGGaagattttagttcgaattacAATTGTACAACCAGAATCGAAGTTTCAAGCCGTTATCAGTCATCGTACAACACCGTTTCATCGTCGAGTACTCAAAATCAGGCAAAGAAGGTGAACGATAGATTAAGTTCATCGATTCGCAACGAAGAAAATCAAACCGACACTTTAATCAACGAAAAACAAAAGATCAAACCGAATTCTCACGCAGTGTCGTTGAGCATGTTGAAGGAGTTTCTTTGCGAACAAGGAATCGGCGCTGATTTGGTGAACAGAGCTGAACAAGAGTTGAAAGTTAAGCAGAAAACTCGTAGACATTCGAAGAAGAAGTCGATCAGTTTTGCGGATATGCTTTTCAGTGTTGAAGATGATCAACCTTTGGATAATGTTTTAAAAGATGAAAATTTGGGGTACATGTTGGAGAAGCaggaagaaaatattattattaatgaaaagaaTTCGGAGAACAGTGAAAGCCacgaagaagaaaatgttattaattctaAGAAGAATTTAATGTACCCGGAAATTCATGAGGAAGAAGATGTTATTAATAGTGGAAAAAGTttaaaatatacagaaaatGTTAATTATGAGAAGAATTTAAGCCATGCAGAAAATCCCGAAGAAGACAATAGTAATTCTGAAAATAACTTAAAGCGGCCAGAAAATTCCAAAGAAAATGAATCGAATTTGCCATCGAAACACACAGAAGACTACAAAACTAACATTGCAAAGTGTCCTCCGCAACCGGAAACGAAGGACGCTTCATCCGGTACCGAGTACAACACGAACAACGCTTCTTCCCAAACTAATTTCCAAAACGAAAGTCGGCAGCGTTTGCAAATCGTTCCTAAAGACCTACGAATGGTAGAGACACaaacggaaacgaagcaagagGAGCGCGTGAGAAATTTAACCAACGAAGTCAGAAACGTGTCCTCGATGACGGAGACACTTCCGGTTAGAGACAGTTCCACGGAAACTACCAATGTCTCTTGCGCATCTAAATCCGTGGCCACTGAACAAATTGACTATATTTTCTCGAAGAATTTTAACAAGAACTTGAAAGAAGCTTTCTCTAATGTTTCTAACGAAGACAATAAAAATTCGTCGAAAAGTTGTCGCAATGTCTTTCGACAGTTGTTGAATCAGATGAAAGAGAATGAATGTTCGAGCTGCGAAAGGAATGATGCGTCAAAGGAATTACGTTTCGTCGAATCAAATGCGTCAACGCTGTGCACTTCCTCGAGTTCTTCTTCTTCGGAATCCTTGAAGAATAATGAAGAGACAACGAAAGAAGCAAACACTTCACCGATTCAAAGTGTCTCCAGTGAAACTATGGCAGCTTTCCATGTGACTGCTATCAGAATTCGAAATATATACAAAGCCATCGACATCTACAAGCGGAAGTTGAAGGAGAAGCAGAAGAAAGCTGAAAAGGGATCAACTgagaaaagattaaaaatttgtGAAGGGAGACCTACTTACGTGACTAAGAGCAGTAGCGTCGATACTATTTTCACTAAAAAGGATAATGGTAAAAATGGCGCCATCCAAATGTACGAGGCATTGAGGCGAGCGGAAGTTGAATCAATTTTCACCAACGAATCTCCGGATGAAGATTTTGAAAGTATTCAATCGTCATCGTCAACCACGTGGTCTTATAAAACTACCGCTGGGAAGGTTGAACTAAAACTTTCTGGAAAATTGTCAGACACTATCGTTTTGAGAGATGTAAAATCATTGATGGAGTTTTTAATTCAGAAAACAGAGGATTCCACGATGGAAAAGAAGGTGTCTgttcgaaaaatttcaaataatacatgCACCAGATTACAGGATAATGAAACtgttaaattttctatattctcCAGGGAAAATGTGTTACCTTTAATTTATGGTGTTATGTGTTTAATTGTTTTCTGCTGTTTGCGTTTCACAATCACCTGCGATGTTGTTTCGTGATTCTATTGTTATTTCTTTTGTATAAATGTTTTGTTAGATTTGTATTTTGTAGTTCGTGTTTTTttcgttaaataaatattacttgATTATGCTTTTTTAAATTCTTGATTAAGTTGCtgaaaaaattacattatttatattatttttattacgtaaaaaaattaaattacaacacTTAAAAGAGCCTTAATAATTTTCTCTAAGGCTCATATGCATTTGTATTTTTACTTACTAATTAATCAAATCTGTGTCGAATGCAGTAAAATCAATCGTCGAATTTTCGGTGGTACCTAACGAAACActaatttatattctataaaaCAGCCATGTAtcatttcttttcgtttcaCGTATGAACGATAAAAATCGATTGAAACCCAAGAAACAGCCTACGCGAGAATTAATCCGTTCCCTATCTATTTTTAAGCCATCGCTATTTTCTTCGATTACGTAATCCCTATCTCTTCCGAGCTGTGATCTCAACCTTTGTCTAAAAACCAGCTACGTAATCCTTTTACTTCTGCAGTCGAGCTGCGTGCCATTAAGTaagtaaaatgatttttaatcggTTCGTCATCGACCGGAAATGGACCACCGCTGTGTGACCATAACCTCAGTGATTCAGTaggaaatatgtaatatacgtttgtCTGGTTTGCGTTGAATCATTTCGAGTTAAATCAAAGATTAAAacgtaatataataataagagtTTCAAGAATTCTATTCGTCCTCGTCGAGAACATCGATGGCAGCAGAGCCTGTAATGTCCACGAGTTCTTTCGAAGTAAAAGTAGCTATAATTTTCTGTGCTCCCGATTTTTGTGGAACCAACTGGTGTTCCACGTACACATCCTCTTCCGGTTCGACGTCTCTGAACATCAGAGTCTTATTTTTCGTCAGTCCTGGCCCAGCGTAATTGAATTTGCATTCTGTCAAGGTTCTCTTCAAAGGATTTTTGAAGCGAAGGGAGATCGTCGATGGTCTTCCTACCATTGGTTCATCATCGAtctagaaatgtatttaataaagaaagaaacaaattatattaattttggcaCTGTACCAAAGGATATAACATGGCTCAGCAGCAAGAGACACCCTGTATGGTCTCTTATTGATTCTCATTTTACCTTCACCACAATGCTCGGTTTCAAAACCTGGAAATCATCCTCGTCAGCCCATGTTTGCCTGGTCTCCTTGACAGTGGCAATGCAATACAGTTTCATAATACAGTACTCCACGAGCTTGTCCAAATAATCGTCCACCGTGACCGTGAGTTTCAGCTGTTCGGCTAAAATAAGTCACACGTGTTCGAAATGAAAAGACAGACTTATTTATGTACACATGTAAATGAATGCGGGCTCGATTTGCGTTTTGAATTGCAATTGGACGTCTGGTCTAAACGAACACCTACTACAATCAATAATTTATATTGCCAAATCGATCTGGAATATAAATTTGCTCGAGAGAGCAAAGatatatatttggaaatttaataagctaaagtgaactagagctTGATTCGCTCTAAAGCCAACTGTCTGAATTTTTGGTCAGaccggaagtggcaaaaaaaaaaaaaaaattttggccATTcattgagattttgacccactaaatacaatggcgcaagaattttttcaataACTCTTACCTTTTGGCAATACAAAaatgacagaaagtctaaagtctcaagattttcaattttacgaTACGGATTGGCTAATAAATGGAATCAGATACAACGTGAAAAGTATTATCCCTAGATCGTTCAATTGATATCGAATGATTCTTAACGAACTTACTGGCGTTTGGTTGAAGGGTGAAGTCACCGGATGCTCTTTTCACTAGGTTCGCCTTGACCCCGTTATAGTACACGCTACCGGCAGACAGAATGGCTTGAATGGTTCTTGGCTGATTCGATTTGTTCTTTATGTTGACAGTCACGGCGAACGGTTGACCGATATTCACCCGTTCCAAGTCTACGAGATCGAATTCAACGTCTTCCTTTCCTGGCGAGGGTAAGGAGTAAAATCTTTTCGCCACTTCCGTACTTCGCACTGCTCTGTATAACGTCAGACGTTCCGCTTCGGTAcctgaaaataattattcgttaatTAGTACCAATGATAGTGAATAACTTGATTCGTTTCGACCCAGGTTCCATCGTTCATGCGACTACCGTGTCATCCACTCTGCAAGGGTTATAGTTTAAAAGTTCAAATAACtcgaatttatgaaatttgatttATCGATGAGTTCAATGAGTCTCGTCGTGGAAGTTCAAAAAGTTCAAATAGATATAATAGTCCCAATGATAAATGACATTGACCGTCTTTTAGCTCGAGTCCATTATAACAACGTTAAAGATTCAAACGTTTAactacaataaaatgaaaaatccaaAGCTTTCAAGATAAGCATTATTCGTTTATTATAAGTTCAAAGAAGCATTTAATTCATTCATATTTACCTTCTTTCGCTTTGTACAATGACGTTATATCCTCTCGGTCTCTGTCACCATTGGGATCGAAGATCCAAGGTGCTTTCGTCAGAATCATACGACCGATACTGTTAACAAAAGGAAGTTTAAATTTCAGATTAATCGAGGAGTCAAAGTATCAGTTAACAAAACGAGTCGTAAATCAAGCGTGTAATTGTGTAATTTTAAACAGAAGATTCTTCTGCGTAAATGCTTCGATTATGTTCGCGTGATGGAAATTAGATAATATACGGTAGCGTTTCTAGTAATAGCCAAGGTCAAAATTACCATCCCAACGGCGAATTTCAACTGGACGATTAATCGAAGGAAACGTGGTAATTATCTTGTACTTAACAACTCTCATGTTTGTAACATTGAAATCGTGAAGATTAGGATTTTCAGAAAAACctgatttaataataatatcccAAATACTTACTGATATTTAGGAGAAGGTGTGCCAGGATACCTGAGTAAAAATTGGGAGGAAAGGAGGTGGTAATTGGTAGCAGGATATAAGTTAGGGAGTAAAATAAAAGAGGGAAGGTATTGAGAGGAGGAGGATATGTGGGGGAGGGGTAGAGTCGTGGGAGAGATAAAGGTTGGCTGGAAGTGATGGTAGAGGTGTTTGGataagaaggagaagaagaggtATGGATAAGGAGAGTGGAAGAGATGAGACAAAAGGTGGGCAGTGGAAACGGGGGTCCAGAGAGTGAATGTGTGAGTGAATGAATTGTGTGCACTCTTATTTAGAGATAGGAAAACACCTTATGGGAAGGTGGAGTTTGTAAGCGGAGCGAAGACTCCACTGtccctattattattattattacttactgATATTTGTTACAATCAATTTTAGAGTATCCCAGCTCGCTTTCGGAATCTTCCTTCCATCTCATTAGATCAGCGTTCACCGAAGCCACCATGAAAGTAATATCGTAATTATATCCAACAGCACCTTCTCTAATTGCTTCAACGGAAGCTGGCCCGCATTGATAAACACCCTCGGAGGGTTCTTGAGGAGTAGAATCGATAGCCTGCCAGCCTCCGTATCCTTTCGGCAAATCGGGCCTAGCCATCCATACGTCGTTCCAAACGTGATAATTCCAAATTGAATCTTCGTCAAAATTCGGATTCTGCGGATCATAACCGAGCTCCTCGTTGTCTTTGTCGTAATAACGATCGACGGAGAGGGAAGCGTTCGCGTCGTGAGCCGATACCAAATTCGACACCACCCTCGATGGTATTCCAAGAGCGCGGCATATGGTGGTGACAGCGCCAGCGAATACCCAACATTGCCCATATTTCACCGACTCGCCGGTTTCTAAGAATTGTTCCAAAATCGGCACGCTTCCGGTCCACGTCGCCGGCGCCGTACCGTCGCCATATTCGCCGTCCCAACGTCCGGTAATGACACCTTTGTCGTCGTTCGAATTCACCtggagaaataaataatttgatgg includes these proteins:
- the LOC117602541 gene encoding uncharacterized protein LOC117602541; translated protein: MNSTWSRFNPIDPSAKQKETFHANILQEFLRTNGFYSSRNINISENSSETTTNENHLTEKEVKNEIQEIHVEMTSQSVTRLQGENISENSGVLRVYSKTTLKGKKLNENKSLKEEKLEMPSRINKAPEVDDKLRSSYWWTEEGSVSSDKKDKDQFPVREIKKTEDRIIADGLFSYPPEVVEIYFSNKDTEPSMRTLPKEEDECRASNSGESILGCLFSGMNSRIIDEETCSVRNVQKIEESGSLDTDKFVEPIREECLNEIENSTNPEINEKEDVETKDLLRSDVKKEERSAEELNLQNLCGRNEDSNVIQTEIVESNEISVEPNERKSSKSTLTSEESGDSKYSKSDLSSLENVTILQNEEKLNCKEENSNVDSSEENKTKKMIEKREDKKDDFNTNADKDVLKKEEGNFQDSSNEMMRIQIEDPKTGMITQKTTQIIDDYKDMNICKMLASIHEQLTHDLQRMKYIETKLIGTVSIDSINHTMTLQLLDKTVARCKSYLHGSNNSQKAELEIKKILMKHGIKLMMAVNKNKAALDKQEERLNQVQFKPLKNSRYNITMLMEIKLSLNYWKEEIVCLIELISDLVKMVIINNEEKENVKNLQKYKTTHHRTANYVPTHDTKSKSGSGRSKIRKINLFKKESTVETQISLASNAKSSVKPLSNSVNRERGKIHNDGQIGDTKTTERGRIAKESSQSKNRVISTQQPVWKPGGIVKIPSSNSATTLQKARSNVKEKINLFAEHTRASNVSKKKITSDVSSVRSMFNPRIVGKRSNTSLRVSPRMKPKGGTVRASSRNFNEFMRQIPGYPNSKYGDSRSLHDEARPRNFKESKPFGTLKETIEPPKMYEKEEMNPRNIINLYRLPVAFEQPSKSILIKKEKEEIPINKEEPTRDVNSSRYIRNHLNPSNMIDANHQTVDQISDSLFNPEEALDLSKHVSRKFENHIDANGFPNIVSIANCVEDFSSNYNCTTRIEVSSRYQSSYNTVSSSSTQNQAKKVNDRLSSSIRNEENQTDTLINEKQKIKPNSHAVSLSMLKEFLCEQGIGADLVNRAEQELKVKQKTRRHSKKKSISFADMLFSVEDDQPLDNVLKDENLGYMLEKQEENIIINEKNSENSESHEEENVINSKKNLMYPEIHEEEDVINSGKSLKYTENVNYEKNLSHAENPEEDNSNSENNLKRPENSKENESNLPSKHTEDYKTNIAKCPPQPETKDASSGTEYNTNNASSQTNFQNESRQRLQIVPKDLRMVETQTETKQEERVRNLTNEVRNVSSMTETLPVRDSSTETTNVSCASKSVATEQIDYIFSKNFNKNLKEAFSNVSNEDNKNSSKSCRNVFRQLLNQMKENECSSCERNDASKELRFVESNASTLCTSSSSSSSESLKNNEETTKEANTSPIQSVSSETMAAFHVTAIRIRNIYKAIDIYKRKLKEKQKKAEKGSTEKRLKICEGRPTYVTKSSSVDTIFTKKDNGKNGAIQMYEALRRAEVESIFTNESPDEDFESIQSSSSTTWSYKTTAGKVELKLSGKLSDTIVLRDVKSLMEFLIQKTEDSTMEKKVSVRKISNNTCTRLQDNETVKFSIFSRENVLPLIYGVMCLIVFCCLRFTITCDVVS
- the LOC117602544 gene encoding hemocyte protein-glutamine gamma-glutamyltransferase isoform X2; its protein translation is MSSEEPLVVEAVHLYEKENATSHRTINYELVHLDPPIPVLRRGQPFNVALRFNREYLDETDIVRLLFSFGPNPNVLRGTRGVNTITNRDTYLTDLEAWGVRMVGVSGMDLSVEVRSPIDSPIGIWQLNVETTIVGSKKAPNTFNYQKDIYLLFNPWIKEDIVYMKDEQLLDEYVLNDVGKIWVGPWGSSRGREWVFGQFDACVLPACQLLLERSGIKAISRGDPIKMCRAISRIVNSNDDKGVITGRWDGEYGDGTAPATWTGSVPILEQFLETGESVKYGQCWVFAGAVTTICRALGIPSRVVSNLVSAHDANASLSVDRYYDKDNEELGYDPQNPNFDEDSIWNYHVWNDVWMARPDLPKGYGGWQAIDSTPQEPSEGVYQCGPASVEAIREGAVGYNYDITFMVASVNADLMRWKEDSESELGYSKIDCNKYHIGRMILTKAPWIFDPNGDRDREDITSLYKAKEGTEAERLTLYRAVRSTEVAKRFYSLPSPGKEDVEFDLVDLERVNIGQPFAVTVNIKNKSNQPRTIQAILSAGSVYYNGVKANLVKRASGDFTLQPNATEQLKLTVTVDDYLDKLVEYCIMKLYCIATVKETRQTWADEDDFQVLKPSIVVKIDDEPMVGRPSTISLRFKNPLKRTLTECKFNYAGPGLTKNKTLMFRDVEPEEDVYVEHQLVPQKSGAQKIIATFTSKELVDITGSAAIDVLDEDE
- the LOC117602544 gene encoding hemocyte protein-glutamine gamma-glutamyltransferase isoform X1, which produces MYPGYLRNESMNQSSPKMSSEEPLVVEAVHLYEKENATSHRTINYELVHLDPPIPVLRRGQPFNVALRFNREYLDETDIVRLLFSFGPNPNVLRGTRGVNTITNRDTYLTDLEAWGVRMVGVSGMDLSVEVRSPIDSPIGIWQLNVETTIVGSKKAPNTFNYQKDIYLLFNPWIKEDIVYMKDEQLLDEYVLNDVGKIWVGPWGSSRGREWVFGQFDACVLPACQLLLERSGIKAISRGDPIKMCRAISRIVNSNDDKGVITGRWDGEYGDGTAPATWTGSVPILEQFLETGESVKYGQCWVFAGAVTTICRALGIPSRVVSNLVSAHDANASLSVDRYYDKDNEELGYDPQNPNFDEDSIWNYHVWNDVWMARPDLPKGYGGWQAIDSTPQEPSEGVYQCGPASVEAIREGAVGYNYDITFMVASVNADLMRWKEDSESELGYSKIDCNKYHIGRMILTKAPWIFDPNGDRDREDITSLYKAKEGTEAERLTLYRAVRSTEVAKRFYSLPSPGKEDVEFDLVDLERVNIGQPFAVTVNIKNKSNQPRTIQAILSAGSVYYNGVKANLVKRASGDFTLQPNATEQLKLTVTVDDYLDKLVEYCIMKLYCIATVKETRQTWADEDDFQVLKPSIVVKIDDEPMVGRPSTISLRFKNPLKRTLTECKFNYAGPGLTKNKTLMFRDVEPEEDVYVEHQLVPQKSGAQKIIATFTSKELVDITGSAAIDVLDEDE